From Desulfuromonas soudanensis, the proteins below share one genomic window:
- a CDS encoding phasin family protein, translating into MIELIEKTMLAGIGAISLTQKKAEDLISDLRSQFNLSEEKGRELFDKLQQTARDNQKKLQEVAQNEVVAACERLGLVTRDEFDKVRKKVQHLEKQLKEAGK; encoded by the coding sequence ATGATTGAGCTCATCGAAAAAACCATGCTGGCCGGCATCGGTGCCATCTCCCTCACCCAGAAAAAGGCCGAAGACCTCATAAGCGACCTGCGCAGCCAGTTCAACCTCAGCGAGGAAAAAGGGAGAGAACTTTTCGACAAGCTGCAACAGACGGCCCGGGACAACCAGAAAAAACTCCAGGAGGTTGCCCAGAACGAGGTCGTGGCCGCTTGCGAGCGCCTCGGCCTCGTGACCCGGGATGAATTCGACAAGGTGCGAAAGAAGGTTCAACATTTGGAAAAGCAGCTCAAGGAGGCGGGGAAGTAA
- a CDS encoding patatin-like phospholipase family protein yields the protein MKRDRYSLGLALGSGAARGLAHIGVLKALDAEGVRIDFIAGTSIGALIGALYAAGITAAEIERVACGVDWRQLVRLVDPIFPTSGLIDGKKVARFISELLPVRTFEELTIPMALVATDVETGEALTIRQGNLLEALRAAVAFPGIFTPVRFGNRFLVDGGLCNPIPADVVRALGADVVIGVCAIPAMNRSRRETYIPLPSEEIPTAQPLRGRFTPKGVERLLRDLWPFNNTPEDRGERKPPGIFKVCAQSVAIMENQINDLRLESNDIDVLIRPELGALTLLEFNRAEEAIRAGEEATHRQIEKIRRLVEVD from the coding sequence TTGAAAAGAGACCGTTACAGCCTCGGATTGGCCCTGGGGAGCGGTGCCGCCCGCGGCCTGGCCCACATCGGGGTCCTCAAGGCCCTCGATGCCGAAGGGGTGCGCATCGATTTCATCGCCGGGACCTCCATCGGCGCCCTGATCGGCGCCCTGTACGCGGCGGGGATCACCGCCGCCGAAATCGAACGGGTCGCCTGCGGCGTCGACTGGCGGCAGTTGGTTCGCCTTGTCGACCCGATTTTCCCGACGTCCGGACTCATCGACGGCAAAAAAGTCGCCCGATTCATTTCCGAACTCCTGCCGGTGCGGACCTTCGAGGAGTTGACGATTCCCATGGCACTGGTCGCCACCGACGTGGAGACCGGCGAGGCGCTCACGATCAGACAGGGGAACCTTCTCGAAGCCCTGCGGGCGGCGGTGGCCTTCCCCGGAATCTTCACACCGGTCCGCTTCGGCAACCGCTTCCTGGTCGACGGCGGACTCTGCAACCCCATCCCCGCCGATGTCGTTCGCGCGCTGGGTGCAGACGTCGTGATCGGCGTTTGTGCCATCCCGGCCATGAACCGATCACGGAGAGAAACCTACATCCCCCTACCCTCAGAAGAAATTCCGACAGCGCAACCGCTACGGGGGCGCTTCACTCCCAAGGGGGTGGAGAGACTACTGAGGGACCTTTGGCCGTTCAACAATACCCCGGAAGACCGGGGAGAGCGCAAGCCGCCGGGGATTTTCAAGGTCTGTGCCCAGAGCGTTGCCATCATGGAAAACCAGATCAACGACCTGCGCCTGGAGTCCAACGATATCGATGTCCTTATCCGCCCGGAACTCGGCGCACTGACACTCCTCGAATTCAACCGCGCCGAGGAGGCGATTCGCGCCGGCGAAGAGGCGACCCACCGCCAGATAGAGAAGATCCGTCGCCTTGTCGAGGTGGATTGA
- the tyrS gene encoding tyrosine--tRNA ligase gives MKSVQEQMDVIRRGAVEILVESELEEKLRDSVKNGVPLKIKAGFDPTAPDLHLGHTVLIQKLKQFQDLGHQVHFLIGDFTGMIGDPTGKNETRKPLTREQVLANAQTYKEQVFKILDPERTTVVFNSTWMGPMSAADLIGLAARHTVARMLERDDFHKRFTSHQPIAIHEFLYPLVQGYDSVALHADVELGGTDQKFNLLVGRELQKQFGQRPQSVLTMPLLEGLDGVNKMSKSLGNYIGITEPPGEIYGKVMSISDELMVRYFELVSDADLATLGRVRAGVLGQDGGAHPMESKKALARELVGRFHGADQALLAEEGFTQQFGQKEVPADIPVFKLSVSEPIWICRLLTEAGITASNGEARRLVLQGGVKLDGEKVVDADQEITPRGEIVLQGGKRRFARVLFG, from the coding sequence ATGAAATCGGTACAGGAACAGATGGATGTCATTCGGCGCGGCGCTGTCGAAATTCTCGTCGAGTCCGAACTGGAAGAAAAACTGCGGGATTCCGTGAAAAACGGGGTGCCCCTGAAGATCAAAGCGGGGTTCGATCCGACGGCTCCGGATCTTCATCTCGGCCACACCGTCCTGATTCAGAAACTCAAGCAGTTCCAGGACCTCGGGCACCAGGTCCATTTTCTGATCGGGGATTTTACCGGGATGATCGGGGACCCAACCGGAAAAAACGAAACGCGCAAGCCCCTGACCCGGGAGCAGGTTCTGGCCAATGCCCAGACCTACAAGGAGCAGGTTTTTAAAATACTCGATCCAGAGCGAACCACGGTGGTCTTCAACAGCACCTGGATGGGCCCGATGTCCGCTGCCGATCTCATCGGCCTGGCCGCACGGCATACGGTGGCGCGAATGCTCGAACGGGACGATTTTCACAAGCGCTTCACTTCCCATCAGCCCATCGCCATTCACGAATTTCTCTATCCCCTGGTCCAGGGGTATGATTCTGTGGCGTTGCATGCGGATGTCGAGCTCGGCGGCACGGACCAGAAATTCAATCTCCTGGTCGGGCGCGAACTGCAGAAACAGTTCGGTCAACGCCCCCAGAGTGTGTTGACCATGCCTCTCCTCGAGGGGCTGGATGGGGTCAACAAGATGAGCAAATCGCTCGGCAACTACATCGGGATTACCGAGCCTCCGGGAGAGATTTATGGCAAGGTCATGAGTATCTCCGATGAACTGATGGTGCGCTACTTTGAACTTGTCTCCGACGCCGATCTGGCCACTCTCGGCCGGGTGAGAGCCGGGGTGCTCGGCCAGGACGGCGGGGCTCATCCCATGGAGAGCAAAAAGGCCCTGGCCCGCGAACTGGTGGGACGTTTTCATGGCGCCGACCAGGCGCTGCTCGCCGAAGAGGGATTCACCCAGCAGTTCGGCCAGAAGGAAGTCCCCGCTGACATTCCCGTCTTCAAGCTTTCCGTTTCCGAGCCGATCTGGATCTGCCGTCTCCTCACGGAAGCCGGGATCACCGCCTCCAACGGAGAAGCCCGGCGCCTGGTCCTCCAGGGGGGGGTCAAGCTTGATGGTGAAAAGGTCGTCGATGCCGATCAGGAAATCACTCCGCGGGGAGAAATCGTTCTGCAGGGAGGCAAGCGTCGGTTTGCCCGGGTCCTCTTTGGTTGA
- a CDS encoding TIGR00282 family metallophosphoesterase — MKILFVGDVVGRTGRNALSIRLGRLVDRHEVDLVVVNGENAAAGFGLTLDIVREFFDLGVDVITSGNHIWDKKEIFEHLDREPRLLRPANYPPGLPGRGSGVYSTAAGIPVGIVNLEGRVFMNNLECPFRCADALIEDLRHQTPIILVDFHAEATSEKVAMGHYLNGRVSAVVGTHTHVQTADEQILSGGTAYLTDAGMTGSLDAVIGIRKELAIERFLTQLPVRFEVAKKDPVLCGVLFTIDEDTGRAQAVQRIFEKIEQ, encoded by the coding sequence TTGAAGATTCTGTTTGTTGGGGATGTGGTTGGGCGGACCGGGCGCAATGCCCTTTCGATCCGTCTGGGGCGGCTTGTAGATCGGCACGAGGTTGACCTCGTGGTGGTCAACGGGGAAAATGCCGCTGCCGGTTTCGGGCTGACGCTGGACATCGTCCGGGAGTTTTTCGACCTCGGCGTCGATGTGATTACCTCGGGGAATCATATCTGGGACAAAAAAGAGATTTTTGAACATCTCGATCGCGAACCCCGTCTCCTCCGGCCGGCCAACTACCCGCCGGGGCTCCCCGGACGGGGGAGCGGAGTTTACTCCACCGCCGCCGGCATTCCCGTCGGGATCGTCAACCTCGAGGGGCGGGTCTTCATGAACAACCTCGAGTGCCCCTTTCGCTGCGCAGATGCTCTGATTGAGGACCTGCGGCACCAGACCCCGATCATTCTCGTTGATTTCCACGCCGAGGCCACCAGTGAGAAGGTCGCCATGGGACATTATCTCAATGGCCGGGTTTCGGCGGTGGTGGGAACCCATACCCACGTTCAGACCGCAGACGAACAGATCCTGTCGGGGGGGACCGCCTATCTCACCGACGCCGGCATGACGGGGAGTCTCGACGCCGTCATCGGCATCCGCAAGGAACTTGCCATCGAGCGCTTTCTGACCCAGTTGCCGGTCCGCTTCGAAGTCGCCAAAAAGGATCCCGTGTTGTGCGGAGTCCTCTTCACTATCGACGAGGATACGGGACGAGCCCAAGCCGTCCAGCGCATATTTGAAAAGATCGAACAGTAG
- a CDS encoding epoxyqueuosine reductase QueH, protein MKLLIHVCCANCAIIPVKVLRQQNHIVSGLFFNPNIHPYQEFRRRLDTVREYAGKVELPMDYRQEYFLDEFLRNVADKPDWRCDYCYRSRLEETARTAAAEGFDGFTTSLLYSRYQQHERIREIGEALACEHGISFAYQDFRSGWREGIDTSKAMGLYRQQYCGCIYSERDRYSPSHRN, encoded by the coding sequence ATGAAACTCCTCATTCATGTTTGCTGCGCCAACTGCGCCATCATTCCGGTCAAGGTCCTGCGCCAGCAGAATCACATCGTCAGCGGTCTCTTCTTCAACCCGAACATCCACCCCTACCAGGAATTTCGACGCCGCCTCGATACGGTCCGGGAATATGCCGGGAAGGTCGAACTCCCAATGGACTACCGCCAGGAGTATTTCCTCGATGAATTCCTGCGCAATGTCGCCGACAAGCCCGACTGGCGTTGCGACTACTGCTACCGCTCGCGACTGGAGGAGACGGCCCGCACCGCCGCCGCAGAAGGGTTCGACGGTTTCACCACCAGCCTCCTCTACTCCCGGTATCAGCAGCACGAGCGGATTCGGGAGATCGGCGAAGCCCTGGCCTGTGAGCACGGCATCAGCTTCGCCTACCAGGACTTTCGCTCCGGTTGGCGCGAGGGGATCGACACATCCAAGGCCATGGGCCTCTACCGCCAGCAGTACTGCGGCTGCATCTATTCGGAGAGGGATCGTTACTCCCCGAGCCATAGAAACTGA
- the lpxC gene encoding UDP-3-O-acyl-N-acetylglucosamine deacetylase, with product MIYQCTIAHSVFISGIGLHSGQRINMTLRPAEAKTGIVFHRSEGDRTVSIEAISANVVDTRLATVIGKGGLSVSTVEHILAALTACGIDNLNIDIDGPEIPIMDGSAAPFVELIQKAGIRSLPRCRKYLSIRKPITLIEGEKRLTIIPSRFFRITYDIAFDHPCISLQNRTVKVTPETFRKEISAARTFGFLKEVEFLKANGLARGGSMENAIVIDENAILNPEGLRFPDEFVRHKILDAVGDFSLLGFPILGHIKAFKAGHDINHKMVEKILSTPDSWKLVEFTEDDLCLSLQNESPAYASELAFSKA from the coding sequence ATGATTTATCAATGCACCATCGCTCACTCTGTTTTCATCTCCGGCATCGGCCTCCATTCGGGCCAACGAATCAATATGACCCTGCGACCCGCCGAAGCAAAGACGGGGATTGTTTTTCACCGCTCCGAAGGCGACAGGACCGTTTCCATCGAGGCCATCTCCGCCAATGTGGTCGACACCCGTCTGGCCACCGTTATCGGCAAGGGCGGCCTGAGCGTTTCCACCGTAGAGCACATTTTGGCCGCCCTGACCGCCTGCGGTATCGACAACCTGAACATCGACATTGACGGACCGGAAATCCCCATCATGGACGGCAGCGCCGCCCCCTTCGTGGAACTCATCCAGAAGGCCGGCATCCGCAGCCTCCCCCGGTGCCGGAAGTATCTCTCTATTCGCAAGCCGATTACCCTGATCGAGGGGGAAAAACGGCTCACCATCATCCCCTCGCGCTTCTTCCGCATTACCTACGATATCGCCTTTGATCACCCCTGTATTTCTCTGCAAAATCGTACAGTCAAGGTCACACCTGAGACCTTTCGCAAAGAGATCAGTGCCGCACGCACCTTCGGCTTTCTCAAGGAAGTTGAGTTCCTCAAAGCCAACGGTCTCGCCCGCGGGGGGTCCATGGAAAACGCCATTGTCATCGACGAAAACGCCATTCTCAACCCCGAGGGGCTTCGCTTCCCTGATGAGTTTGTCCGCCACAAGATCCTCGATGCCGTCGGTGATTTCAGTCTCCTGGGCTTCCCAATCCTCGGCCACATCAAGGCCTTCAAGGCCGGGCATGACATCAATCACAAGATGGTGGAAAAAATTCTCTCCACACCCGACAGCTGGAAGCTGGTGGAATTCACCGAAGACGATCTGTGCCTGTCCCTGCAGAATGAATCGCCGGCCTACGCCTCGGAACTGGCCTTCTCCAAGGCCTGA
- a CDS encoding sensor histidine kinase — protein MTSDTPPIQTEKTESRKRKREWILIFFIVVLVVIFSRFETQLFELTSKFPQSNSILVMALINVNILLIILFLFLIFRNLFKLILERRRGTPGARLRSKLVIAFIALSLVPTMLLFFVSAGFITNSIENWFNSQIESSLQESLEVAQTYYKNSAANALYYAEQLARIAKENKLLNQENLPALRELIKLKQQEYNLGIVEVFSSTLEELVRAANPQVPIAEFTDPGSDNIREALQGNRFTRITPIGRADLIRGIVPIYSNWNPNDVVGVMVVNYYVPYSLVNKMKEISTSFEQYKETKLLKKKIKKGYVIVLLLIALVIIFLATWFGFHLARGITVPIQELAMATNRIAAGDLDVRIDVRSDDEIGTLVDAFNQMTADLRNGQQTIREANRELQSSNFELDQRRRYMEIVLKNVTAGVISVDKQGNITTINKSAEKLLRIKPGKVIGKNFRTVVSNEHLPLIKDFLKDLLDSGKDSIRKQVTIPVQDSKVTLLVNVTTLRDETGEFMGTVVVFDDLTQLLKAQRMAAWREVARRIAHEIKNPLTPIQLSAQRLRRRYLDRFGEDDLVFDECTMMIIKQVDELKNLVNEFSNFARLPASNPTPNNLNEIIGEALILYQEGHKEINFSFSPDPAIPVFSLDRDQVKRVFINLIENAVAAIDEEGTIEVESNYNPDMQMVTFSVADNGCGIPPEDKPRLFEPYFSTKKAGTGLGLAIVSTIISDHNGYIRVKDNHPKGTRFIVELPVNGDNLQA, from the coding sequence ATGACTTCAGATACTCCACCCATCCAAACGGAAAAAACGGAAAGCCGGAAACGCAAACGGGAATGGATCCTGATCTTTTTCATCGTTGTTCTGGTCGTCATCTTTTCCCGCTTTGAAACACAGCTTTTCGAACTGACCTCCAAGTTCCCCCAGTCGAACAGCATTCTGGTGATGGCGTTGATCAACGTCAACATCCTTCTTATCATCCTCTTTCTGTTTCTTATTTTCCGCAATCTTTTCAAACTGATTCTCGAACGACGCCGGGGGACTCCGGGGGCGCGCCTGCGCAGCAAGCTGGTTATTGCCTTCATCGCCCTCTCCCTGGTTCCGACCATGCTTCTCTTCTTCGTCTCGGCGGGATTCATCACCAACTCCATTGAAAACTGGTTCAACTCCCAGATCGAATCCTCCCTGCAGGAATCCCTTGAAGTTGCCCAGACGTACTACAAAAACTCCGCCGCCAACGCCCTCTATTATGCAGAACAGTTGGCGCGAATTGCCAAGGAGAATAAGCTTCTCAACCAGGAAAATCTACCGGCCCTCCGAGAACTCATCAAGCTGAAACAGCAGGAATACAATCTCGGAATAGTGGAGGTCTTCTCCTCGACACTCGAAGAGCTGGTCCGTGCCGCCAACCCGCAGGTCCCGATTGCAGAATTTACTGACCCCGGATCGGACAATATTCGCGAGGCCCTCCAGGGTAACCGCTTTACACGCATCACCCCGATCGGGCGTGCCGACCTGATCAGAGGCATCGTTCCGATCTATTCCAATTGGAACCCCAATGATGTGGTGGGGGTCATGGTGGTCAACTACTACGTCCCCTACTCTCTGGTCAACAAGATGAAGGAGATTTCCACCTCCTTCGAACAATACAAAGAGACCAAACTACTCAAGAAAAAGATCAAAAAAGGTTACGTCATTGTCCTGCTCCTGATTGCCCTGGTGATTATCTTTCTCGCCACATGGTTCGGGTTCCACCTCGCCCGGGGGATTACGGTCCCGATTCAGGAACTGGCGATGGCGACCAACCGCATAGCGGCCGGAGACCTCGACGTGCGCATCGACGTACGCAGCGACGACGAAATCGGTACCCTTGTCGATGCCTTCAACCAGATGACCGCCGACCTGCGCAACGGACAGCAGACGATCAGGGAAGCCAACCGTGAACTGCAAAGTTCCAACTTCGAACTCGACCAGCGGCGGCGGTACATGGAGATCGTCCTCAAAAATGTCACGGCCGGAGTCATCTCGGTGGACAAGCAGGGGAACATCACCACCATCAACAAATCGGCGGAAAAGCTCTTGCGCATCAAACCCGGAAAGGTCATCGGTAAGAATTTCCGTACGGTGGTCAGTAACGAGCACTTGCCGCTGATCAAGGATTTCCTCAAGGACCTGCTCGACTCAGGCAAGGATTCCATTCGCAAGCAGGTCACCATTCCGGTCCAGGACAGCAAGGTGACTCTCCTGGTCAACGTCACCACATTGAGGGACGAAACGGGAGAGTTCATGGGAACCGTCGTGGTATTCGACGATCTGACTCAGCTGCTGAAAGCCCAGCGCATGGCGGCCTGGCGCGAAGTTGCCCGGCGTATTGCCCATGAAATCAAAAACCCCCTGACGCCGATCCAGTTGTCTGCCCAACGGTTGCGTCGGCGTTATCTGGACCGCTTCGGCGAAGACGACCTGGTCTTTGACGAATGCACCATGATGATTATCAAGCAGGTGGACGAACTGAAGAACCTCGTCAACGAATTCTCCAATTTCGCCCGCCTTCCGGCAAGCAACCCGACCCCCAACAACCTCAATGAAATCATCGGCGAGGCCTTGATCCTGTATCAGGAAGGGCACAAGGAGATCAATTTTTCCTTCAGTCCCGATCCTGCCATCCCGGTTTTCAGCCTCGATCGTGACCAGGTCAAACGGGTTTTTATCAATCTGATCGAAAATGCCGTCGCTGCCATCGACGAAGAGGGGACCATCGAGGTCGAATCGAATTACAACCCCGACATGCAGATGGTCACATTTTCCGTGGCCGATAACGGCTGCGGCATCCCGCCAGAAGACAAACCACGCCTGTTCGAGCCGTATTTTTCCACCAAGAAAGCTGGAACCGGTCTCGGCCTTGCCATTGTCTCAACGATAATTTCCGACCACAATGGCTACATTCGTGTCAAGGACAACCACCCGAAGGGGACCAGGTTCATAGTCGAACTTCCGGTGAACGGCGACAATTTGCAGGCCTGA
- a CDS encoding sigma-54-dependent transcriptional regulator, translated as MKNILIIDDEKSIRESLKGILQDEGFRTLFAENGEEGVALVREENPDLVLLDIWMPGIDGIEALRRIRSTSPDQLVVMMSGHGTIETAVKATKLGAFDFIEKPLSLEKVLLAIQNAMKVGQLVEENRSLKAKLAKEYEMIGTSGPILQLKEQIAMAAPTSGWVLITGENGTGKELVARSIHVQSHRRDKPFIEVNCAAIPEELIESELFGHEKGAFTGATAQRRGKFDQSHEGTLFLDEIGDMSLKTQAKVLRILQERKFERVGGNRTIEVDVRVIAATNKNLEAEIAIGNFREDLYYRLNVLPFHVPPLRERTEDIEALANHFLAFFCSKESRETKEISSEAMNELTLYPWPGNVRELKNIIERLVIMTPDRIINEKHLPPAIHSRRRDPRRIPGVIFSETGTFKVAREEFEKEFLIQKLAEYDWNISRTAEAIEMERSNLHRKIKSFGIELKK; from the coding sequence ATGAAAAATATACTGATTATTGACGACGAAAAAAGTATCCGTGAGAGCCTCAAGGGGATTCTGCAGGACGAAGGGTTCAGGACTCTCTTTGCCGAGAACGGGGAAGAAGGAGTCGCTCTCGTCCGCGAAGAGAACCCGGACCTTGTGCTCCTCGACATCTGGATGCCGGGGATCGACGGCATTGAAGCGCTTCGCCGCATCCGCAGTACGTCTCCCGACCAGCTGGTCGTGATGATGAGCGGCCACGGCACCATTGAAACGGCGGTCAAGGCCACCAAGCTCGGAGCCTTCGATTTCATCGAAAAGCCCCTGTCCCTGGAGAAGGTCCTCCTTGCCATTCAGAATGCCATGAAGGTCGGGCAGCTGGTGGAAGAAAATCGCTCCCTCAAGGCCAAGCTGGCCAAGGAATATGAGATGATCGGCACCAGCGGGCCGATCCTGCAACTCAAGGAGCAGATCGCCATGGCCGCTCCGACCTCCGGATGGGTCCTGATTACCGGAGAAAACGGCACCGGCAAGGAGTTGGTCGCCCGCTCGATTCATGTCCAGTCCCATCGCCGGGACAAACCCTTTATCGAAGTCAACTGCGCGGCGATTCCCGAAGAGCTCATCGAGTCAGAACTGTTCGGGCACGAGAAGGGGGCCTTCACCGGCGCCACGGCTCAGCGGCGGGGAAAATTCGACCAGTCCCACGAAGGCACGCTTTTTCTCGATGAAATCGGCGACATGAGCCTGAAAACTCAGGCGAAAGTATTGAGGATTCTTCAGGAACGGAAGTTTGAGCGGGTGGGGGGGAACCGAACCATCGAGGTCGACGTTCGGGTGATTGCTGCCACCAATAAAAATCTCGAAGCGGAAATCGCAATCGGCAATTTTCGGGAAGACCTCTATTACCGGCTCAACGTCCTCCCCTTCCACGTCCCGCCATTGCGTGAACGCACGGAAGACATCGAGGCCCTGGCAAATCACTTTCTCGCCTTCTTCTGCAGCAAAGAAAGCAGGGAGACAAAAGAGATTTCATCGGAAGCCATGAATGAACTCACCCTGTACCCCTGGCCAGGAAATGTCCGCGAACTTAAGAATATCATTGAGCGGCTGGTCATCATGACCCCTGACCGGATCATTAACGAGAAACACCTGCCGCCGGCCATCCATTCCCGAAGAAGGGATCCCCGACGGATTCCCGGTGTGATTTTCAGCGAAACGGGGACGTTCAAGGTGGCCAGGGAAGAATTCGAGAAGGAATTTCTCATTCAAAAACTTGCGGAATATGATTGGAATATTTCCAGGACCGCCGAGGCAATTGAAATGGAACGGTCCAACCTCCACCGCAAGATCAAATCCTTCGGGATTGAATTGAAAAAATAG
- a CDS encoding ABC1 kinase family protein: protein MLTFSRINRNIRSIRRYRDILGILIKYGFGHVIEQLNINYYLELGRRIVTLGSAPKEIERLTQPVRLRLALEELGPTFIKFGQILSTRPDVIPREYADEFGKLQDTVPSGPLPEILAQLERELGYPAHELFAEFSPLPIAAASIAQVHRGRLHSGEEVVIKIRRPGIEKVVETDLDILMGLAYLIEKHIATEEIYDPIGIVKEFRRTLHREMDFIREGHTIDRFSANFADDPTVHIPRVYWDYTGETVLAMELVEGIKITDLPRLLEAGLDPQTIARNGANAILKQVLIHGFFHGDPHPGNIFILEGNRVCFLDFGMVGRIDENLKFQLVDLLMAILQRDVEKVITLLLYSGDLTDEIDTRNLRRDLSEFIDDYYEIPLQEINAGRMLTEFIEILSCYRIKFPSDLMLLAKALVTIEGIGRQLDPEFNMISHLKPFMETLLSDRVTPASISREMVRTVQAYGALAKNLPRDLKEFINRVNRNKFKIDLEHRGLDRLITDLDKSSNRLSFSLLIAALIVGSSLIMQTEKGPLIFGFPVLGFLGYSIAAFLGLWLAIAILRSGRL from the coding sequence ATGCTGACCTTTTCGCGGATCAACCGCAATATCCGCTCTATCCGGCGTTACCGTGACATCCTCGGAATCCTGATCAAATACGGCTTCGGCCACGTTATCGAGCAGCTCAATATCAACTACTACCTTGAGCTCGGACGCCGCATTGTCACCCTCGGCAGTGCTCCCAAGGAGATCGAGCGCCTCACCCAGCCGGTGCGCCTGCGCCTGGCGCTGGAAGAGCTGGGACCGACGTTCATCAAGTTCGGGCAGATCCTTTCGACCCGCCCCGACGTCATCCCCCGGGAGTATGCCGACGAATTCGGCAAACTCCAGGACACCGTTCCGTCCGGGCCCCTCCCGGAAATTCTGGCGCAACTGGAACGCGAACTCGGCTATCCGGCGCACGAACTTTTCGCCGAATTCTCCCCCCTCCCCATCGCCGCTGCCTCCATTGCCCAGGTTCACCGCGGCCGTCTGCACAGCGGCGAGGAAGTCGTCATCAAGATTCGCCGCCCCGGAATCGAGAAAGTCGTCGAAACCGACCTCGACATCCTGATGGGTCTGGCCTACCTCATCGAAAAGCACATCGCCACCGAGGAAATCTACGACCCCATCGGCATCGTCAAGGAGTTTCGCCGCACCCTGCACCGGGAGATGGACTTCATCCGGGAAGGACACACCATCGATCGCTTTTCCGCCAATTTTGCCGATGACCCGACCGTCCACATACCCCGGGTCTATTGGGACTACACGGGCGAGACGGTTCTGGCCATGGAACTGGTGGAAGGGATCAAAATCACTGACTTGCCGCGTCTCCTCGAGGCGGGGCTCGATCCGCAGACCATCGCCCGCAACGGCGCCAATGCCATCCTCAAGCAGGTCCTGATCCACGGGTTTTTCCACGGCGACCCCCATCCAGGCAACATCTTCATCCTCGAAGGGAACAGGGTCTGTTTCCTCGACTTCGGCATGGTCGGACGGATCGACGAGAATCTCAAGTTCCAGCTGGTCGACCTGCTGATGGCGATCCTGCAGCGGGACGTCGAAAAGGTCATCACCTTGCTCCTCTACTCCGGCGACCTGACCGACGAAATCGACACAAGGAACCTGAGACGCGATCTTTCTGAATTTATCGACGACTATTACGAGATTCCCCTCCAGGAGATCAATGCCGGGCGAATGCTCACCGAATTCATAGAAATACTCAGCTGTTACCGGATCAAATTCCCCTCCGACCTGATGCTGCTCGCCAAGGCGTTGGTCACGATAGAAGGGATCGGACGGCAGCTCGACCCCGAGTTCAACATGATTTCCCACCTCAAGCCCTTCATGGAAACCCTCCTTTCCGACCGGGTGACTCCGGCCAGCATATCCCGGGAGATGGTTCGCACCGTTCAGGCCTATGGCGCCCTGGCAAAAAATCTCCCCCGGGACCTCAAGGAATTCATCAACCGCGTCAACCGCAACAAATTCAAGATTGATCTCGAACACCGCGGCCTCGACAGGCTGATCACCGACCTCGACAAATCGAGCAACCGTCTCTCTTTCAGCCTGTTGATCGCGGCACTGATCGTCGGCTCCTCGCTGATCATGCAGACGGAAAAGGGTCCCCTCATTTTTGGCTTTCCCGTTCTCGGTTTTCTCGGCTACTCCATTGCCGCTTTTCTCGGCCTCTGGCTGGCAATCGCCATCCTTCGCTCGGGACGGCTGTAG